One stretch of Actinomadura luzonensis DNA includes these proteins:
- a CDS encoding FtsK/SpoIIIE domain-containing protein yields MLRKLPGDEVQNVVSTRPDTSIHYRPVVVRTPGIVFLAVHLSRMVAALVKTVWRHPVACTLLAAAGALVYFFGWRVWVSVAGLEIAALASWFALSRSSFEACVALPALTWCRWMWVYRRKWAGIMAVAGLGRSLGGRSYLPDLVKVTCDRYADRVTVRMLSGQDPDEWAVSTAGLAHGFGADRCRVKVLKPGRLLLTFPRKDALAKVLPPQPIPDRPHVHAVFAGLTEDGRLFRMRVHGTHLLIAGATGSGKGSYLWAAVRGLLPATQAGLAELWGLDPKRMELAYGRALFQRYAATAEECAVLLEKAVEVMHERASRYGGVRRDHDPTTQDPFILVIVDEVAFLTAYQPDKGLKVRVMAALSTLTTQGRAVGVAVMAALQDPRKDVMSIRNLFPDRIALRLDEAEQVDMVLGDGARDRGALCDQIPFDPDDPSVGAGVAYVRLENSPEPIRVRAGYTSNDEIKRMVMQYTAAGEVA; encoded by the coding sequence GTGCTGCGCAAACTTCCCGGGGACGAGGTTCAGAACGTCGTCTCCACCCGGCCGGACACCTCGATCCATTACCGGCCGGTCGTCGTCCGGACTCCGGGCATCGTCTTCCTGGCCGTCCACCTGTCGCGGATGGTGGCCGCGCTGGTCAAGACGGTGTGGCGGCATCCGGTCGCGTGTACCCTGCTGGCTGCGGCGGGTGCGCTGGTGTACTTCTTCGGCTGGCGGGTCTGGGTGTCCGTCGCCGGTCTCGAAATCGCCGCGCTGGCGAGCTGGTTCGCGCTGTCGCGCTCCTCGTTTGAGGCGTGCGTGGCGCTGCCCGCGCTGACCTGGTGCCGGTGGATGTGGGTCTACCGGCGCAAGTGGGCCGGGATCATGGCGGTGGCCGGGCTCGGCCGATCGCTGGGCGGGCGCAGCTACCTGCCCGATCTGGTCAAGGTCACCTGTGACCGATACGCCGACCGGGTCACGGTCCGGATGCTGTCGGGGCAGGACCCGGATGAGTGGGCCGTCTCGACGGCGGGGCTGGCGCACGGGTTCGGCGCGGACCGCTGCCGGGTCAAGGTGCTCAAGCCGGGGCGGCTGCTGCTGACCTTCCCGCGCAAGGACGCCTTGGCCAAGGTGCTGCCGCCGCAACCCATCCCGGACCGGCCGCATGTGCATGCGGTGTTCGCGGGCCTGACCGAGGACGGGCGGCTGTTTCGGATGCGGGTGCATGGCACGCATCTCCTGATCGCCGGGGCTACGGGGTCGGGCAAGGGCTCTTATCTGTGGGCGGCGGTGCGGGGGCTGCTGCCCGCGACACAGGCGGGGCTCGCGGAGCTGTGGGGCCTGGACCCCAAGCGGATGGAGCTGGCCTACGGGCGGGCGCTGTTCCAGCGGTACGCGGCCACGGCCGAGGAGTGCGCGGTCCTGCTGGAGAAGGCGGTGGAGGTGATGCACGAGCGGGCGAGCCGGTACGGGGGCGTGCGACGCGACCACGACCCCACGACGCAGGACCCGTTCATCCTCGTCATCGTCGATGAGGTGGCGTTCCTGACCGCCTACCAGCCGGACAAGGGCCTGAAGGTGCGGGTCATGGCGGCGCTTTCGACGCTGACCACGCAGGGGCGGGCGGTCGGGGTGGCGGTCATGGCGGCGCTGCAAGACCCGCGCAAGGACGTGATGAGCATCCGCAACCTGTTCCCCGACCGGATCGCGCTGCGGCTGGATGAGGCGGAGCAGGTGGACATGGTGCTCGGCGACGGCGCGCGGGACCGGGGCGCGCTGTGCGATCAGATTCCCTTCGATCCGGACGACCCGAGCGTGGGGGCGGGCGTGGCCTACGTCCGGTTGGAGAACTCGCCCGAGCCGATCCGGGTCCGGGCTGGCTACACGAGCAACGACGAGATCAAGCGCATGGTCATGCAGTACACGGCGGCTGGGGAGGTTGCGTGA
- a CDS encoding HupE/UreJ family protein, with protein MYQPSMFVTVTLPSYGKVRFAVLTYVYTCPPGAGAAREISSALFPDAETFVHSTRTLLRYDLDGERGSAVLNAAQPTVRVGERPALRQAGEFFLLGAEHLLSGLDHVLFLLALLIGARRARDVIATASAFTAAHSITFLLAAMGVVDVPGGLVEPVIAASIVVVALANLLGRGESGLGRWRLPVVFVFGLVHGLGFAGALDLDRQASWELLLSLLSFNVGIEVTQLVLVAALFPLLALLRRTPAHRWAPAALTVPIVAAGLYWLFDRVPLPL; from the coding sequence GTGTATCAGCCGTCGATGTTCGTCACGGTGACGCTGCCCTCCTATGGCAAGGTGCGGTTCGCCGTGCTCACCTACGTCTACACCTGCCCGCCGGGCGCCGGCGCCGCCCGCGAGATCTCCAGCGCGCTGTTCCCCGACGCCGAGACCTTCGTCCACAGCACCCGGACGCTGCTGCGCTACGACCTCGACGGCGAGCGGGGCTCGGCCGTGCTGAACGCCGCCCAGCCGACCGTGCGGGTCGGCGAGCGGCCCGCCCTGCGGCAGGCGGGGGAGTTCTTCCTGCTGGGGGCCGAGCACCTGCTGTCCGGGCTGGACCACGTGCTGTTCCTGCTGGCCCTGCTCATCGGCGCGCGGCGGGCGCGGGACGTCATCGCCACCGCCTCGGCCTTCACCGCCGCCCACAGCATCACGTTCCTGCTGGCCGCGATGGGCGTGGTCGACGTCCCCGGCGGGCTGGTCGAGCCGGTCATCGCCGCCTCGATCGTCGTCGTGGCGCTGGCCAACCTGCTCGGCCGCGGCGAGAGCGGGCTCGGCCGGTGGCGGCTGCCGGTCGTGTTCGTCTTCGGCCTGGTGCACGGGCTCGGCTTCGCCGGGGCGCTCGATCTGGACCGGCAGGCGTCGTGGGAGCTGCTGCTGTCGCTGCTGAGCTTCAACGTCGGCATCGAGGTGACGCAGCTCGTGCTGGTGGCGGCGCTGTTCCCGCTGCTGGCGCTGCTGCGCCGCACGCCCGCGCACCGGTGGGCGCCGGCCGCGCTGACCGTGCCGATCGTGGCGGCCGGGCTGTACTGGCTGTTCGACCGTGTCCCCCTGCCACTGTGA
- a CDS encoding SDR family NAD(P)-dependent oxidoreductase — MTAKTMVLTGASDGIGRAAARILHGRGERVVLVGRSPDKTEALAKELGADFHVADFARLAQVRALAATLLERYPVIDVLANNAGGIMGSRTVTPDGHEMTFQVNHLAPFLLTTLLLPRLADSRATVINTSSMLNMRARLDLDDLDNERHYSGNRAYADAKLANILFTRELQRRHGASGLTAVSFHPGVVATNFSGGTDSLARFLYHTPLKRLLLTPERGADTLVWLATTPPGAGWEPGGHYEKRRPSRTHPMADDAAAARLLWERSEAMLAH; from the coding sequence ATGACGGCCAAGACCATGGTCCTGACGGGGGCCAGCGACGGCATCGGCCGCGCGGCGGCCCGGATCCTGCACGGGCGGGGCGAGCGCGTGGTGCTCGTCGGCCGCTCCCCGGACAAGACCGAGGCCCTGGCCAAGGAGCTGGGCGCCGACTTCCACGTGGCCGACTTCGCCCGGCTCGCGCAGGTGCGGGCGCTGGCGGCGACGCTGCTGGAGCGCTACCCGGTCATCGACGTGCTGGCCAACAACGCCGGCGGCATCATGGGCTCGCGCACCGTGACGCCCGACGGGCACGAGATGACGTTCCAGGTCAACCATCTGGCGCCGTTCCTGCTCACCACGCTGCTGCTGCCGCGCCTGGCCGACAGCCGCGCCACGGTCATCAACACCTCCAGCATGCTCAACATGCGGGCCCGGCTCGACCTCGACGACCTCGACAACGAACGCCACTACTCCGGCAACCGCGCCTACGCCGACGCCAAGCTGGCCAACATCCTGTTCACCCGCGAGCTGCAGCGCCGCCACGGCGCCTCCGGCCTCACCGCGGTCTCCTTCCATCCCGGCGTGGTCGCCACGAACTTCTCCGGCGGCACCGACAGCCTGGCCAGGTTCCTCTACCACACGCCGCTCAAGCGGCTGCTGCTGACGCCGGAGCGCGGGGCCGACACCCTGGTCTGGCTGGCCACGACGCCGCCGGGCGCCGGGTGGGAGCCCGGCGGCCACTACGAGAAGCGGCGGCCGTCGCGTACGCACCCGATGGCGGACGACGCGGCGGCGGCGCGGCTGCTGTGGGAACGCAGCGAGGCCATGCTCGCCCACTGA
- a CDS encoding MarR family winged helix-turn-helix transcriptional regulator has protein sequence MSDERQLCGLVHGLAKQIESHLRVRAATLGLTTSQGAALRELSAPLTLRELADRMACEPSNATFVADRLEEQGYLERHPHPANRRSKQLVLTPAGAELRERLLALLAEDSPLAPLAAEEQQTLQRLLTRAVAR, from the coding sequence GTGAGCGACGAACGCCAGTTGTGCGGGCTGGTCCACGGCCTGGCCAAGCAGATCGAGTCCCACCTGCGGGTACGCGCGGCCACCCTGGGCCTGACCACGTCGCAGGGCGCGGCGCTGCGCGAGCTGTCGGCGCCGCTGACGCTGCGCGAGCTGGCCGACCGGATGGCGTGCGAGCCCTCCAACGCCACCTTCGTCGCCGACCGGCTGGAGGAGCAGGGCTACCTCGAACGCCACCCGCATCCGGCCAACCGCCGCTCCAAGCAGCTCGTCCTGACGCCGGCCGGCGCCGAGCTGCGCGAACGGCTGCTCGCCCTGCTGGCGGAGGACTCCCCGCTGGCGCCGCTGGCGGCGGAGGAGCAGCAGACGCTGCAGCGCCTGCTCACGCGCGCCGTCGCCCGCTGA
- a CDS encoding MBL fold metallo-hydrolase — MSTTTSTGDRARLTSPPRIRSLRLGELTVTYVPDGLVRLKPGGWLPAATPADWQAHPGHLDQDGLLVAGIGGLLVERGERALLIDTGLGPESHPDDPADPFIGPLHGGDLLRNLRSLGRDPRDIEAVAITHLHPDHLGWAWSTEPGAAEPPFAHAPHHVGAPEWERRDLAAEGGAPAERLAVLAPNVRPAADGEEIFPGVRASFTPGHTAGHTAYTITGGGRRLIAFGDALHAPLQVTYPEWSCGIDHDPDESAGHRRRLVEELSRPGTIGYGGHFADVVFGRAEPAAGRGDGRFTWVPVA, encoded by the coding sequence ATGTCCACCACCACCTCGACCGGCGACCGCGCGCGGCTCACCAGCCCCCCGCGCATCCGGTCGCTGCGCCTCGGCGAGCTGACCGTCACCTACGTCCCCGACGGGCTGGTCCGCCTCAAACCGGGCGGCTGGCTCCCTGCCGCCACCCCCGCCGACTGGCAGGCCCACCCTGGCCACCTCGACCAGGACGGCCTCCTCGTCGCCGGCATCGGCGGGCTGCTCGTCGAACGGGGCGAGCGGGCGCTGCTCATCGACACCGGGCTCGGGCCCGAGTCGCACCCCGACGACCCCGCCGACCCCTTCATCGGGCCCCTGCACGGCGGCGACCTGCTGCGCAACCTGCGCAGCCTCGGCCGCGACCCCCGCGACATCGAGGCCGTCGCCATCACCCACCTGCACCCCGACCACCTCGGCTGGGCCTGGAGCACCGAGCCGGGCGCCGCCGAGCCCCCCTTCGCGCACGCTCCCCACCACGTCGGCGCGCCGGAGTGGGAGCGGCGCGACCTCGCCGCCGAGGGCGGCGCCCCCGCCGAACGCCTGGCCGTGCTCGCGCCCAACGTCCGGCCCGCCGCCGACGGCGAGGAGATCTTCCCCGGCGTGCGGGCCTCGTTCACGCCCGGCCACACCGCGGGACACACCGCCTACACCATCACCGGCGGCGGCCGGCGGCTCATCGCCTTCGGCGACGCCCTGCACGCGCCGCTGCAGGTCACCTACCCCGAATGGTCCTGCGGCATCGACCACGACCCCGACGAGTCTGCCGGGCACCGCCGCCGCCTGGTCGAGGAGCTGAGCCGGCCCGGCACCATCGGCTACGGCGGGCACTTCGCCGACGTGGTCTTCGGCCGCGCCGAACCCGCCGCCGGGCGTGGCGACGGGCGCTTCACCTGGGTGCCCGTCGCGTGA